A region of the Phyllopteryx taeniolatus isolate TA_2022b chromosome 9, UOR_Ptae_1.2, whole genome shotgun sequence genome:
TACAAGTTAAtgccttcattaaaaaaatgtaaacggtTCCAACTAATGTATTTAGTTATAATTTGATTCATTGCCTCTTTTGAAAGCAACTACATTGTTACCTAAGATCGAGTTCAGTCCCTTGTATAAAGTCAAATATCCTGATGCATGTttggattattaaaaaaaaaaaaacgtcaactCACTTTGTAATGTTTGCTTCAGCATTTACTTCAATTTCAGCTGTTTGCAAATGCCCAGTGGAGATGGAACTTTTCAATACCTAGTAAATATGACtagttcatctatccatccatctataccTTCtctgtaccccttatcctcactatggtcacgggtatgctggtgcctgactttgggcgagaggcgggctacacgctgaactggtcgccagccaatcgcagggcacaaatagacaaataaccattcacactcacattcacacttaagggcaatttagagtcttcaattaacctaccctgcatgtttttggaatgtgggatgaagccagagtacccggagaaaacccacacaggcacggggagaacatgcaaactccacacagaaaacccggagcccagatttgaacccgatgacctcagtactgtgaggtggctgtgctaaccagtcggccaccgtgctttctaacttttattgtattaaacataTGCAACAATTTTGTTGTGATAATTACGTTTATATTATGTTGTATAATTATGTTTGATATGATTTAACAGCTTTAATCATATTAAACATccattgatggatggatggatggatggatgaatggaaaattGTGGCTAGTAAAAATGAGTGGCCTATGactctgggaaaccactagCCACACTGGCTGGTGAggaaaaaagttaatttcatgccctgcatacatacacacattcatacatactACCCATACAGCACATacctacatacatacagtacatacagtatatacgaaCACTATACTAATGATTTGGGTTTGTGGGCCATCGGCTTATAGTAGCTGAGCTGTAAATGAGATTGATAGACAAGCTTGGAGCTGCTCAAAAGCTTGCAGCAGGTGAGAAGTCACACGTTAAATCACAACACTTAAATGAGATTACCTGGCCACTTAACAGCGACGCGAGTGGTGAGCACACTTGGGCGGATATAAAGTGTGGCAGGATGTAATGTACCAACAGCAAACGGAAAATGGGCATAAGCTTTGAGTAGGTCAGGAAGAGGCATCATATAACTGACTTGGAATATGAACAATGAAGCACATTTGTCAATGGTTATTGAGTACCACCTTGTAATGGTGATACCTACTGAATGCTGATCATGACCCAATTTACCGTATTTCCATTAGAGCTGAAACAATTAATTTAGTAATCGAAAACTAATCGATTGTCAAATCAATCGACAACTAGTTTGATCATTAATTAATCGTCAGATGAATTAATCAGAGCCATGGTTGAACTTAAAatggtccaaatcctctgatttcagtctctcaacagtaaatttTCTTTGGTTTTGGTAGTCCTCTacgaaagcagactgattatatttgtgtttagtccaaataagacatttgcaaacattcgtttttactttagaaaacaatgatcatttttgccgattttcagACATGTTATGAAGCTAATCAGGAACTGAATCCtaatcaatttatggaaaaaaataatattcagtttatcctatgatgaaaataatcaacttgcaaacaaacaatttggagccgtagtatgaataacctgtaacTGACGTGTAGTTGAACCTGAATCAGCTTTAAGAAGTGTACATCAGGCTAGTAGCctttcgcattaatcagtacccatgTTTCAAAAAGGTCGATGAATATAACATCACTCCCTCTCGTGAGATATTGCTTAATTGtcgtttatttggttttgttcaaTCATTatacaataccaaataaacaacaataatcagttAAAAAGCagtaatctgaaaaaaatattttgcaataaacttaaATGCAAAATAAGTTTTTATCTGATTATGCGACTAGTCGATGGAATAATCGAATGACTAatcgatttaaaaaataatcgaGAGCTGCGACCCTAATTTCCTTCATATGAAAATCTTTTGAACTGAAGATGAATGTGCGGGGGtgctaaaaaaatttttatcgATTAGTAATCCAGACACCATGAAGCAGAGTTTAGAAGTATTTTTGCAACCAGCTCATGTCCTTCTTCACTAACATTTATACGAGCTGCTTCCAGCTTCTCCAGAGTGTAAGACGCGATCAACTTTGACAGCTAACAAAGGGCAAGAGGCAATATTTTAATAAGAGGGCTATGGTGACACATAAAAACGCTTTGTAGGTCACTGTGTCACACTGATGTAAACATTAAATAAGTGAACACTTTCTCTCTGGCTAGTCTTGACAGAGCTTTTTTAAATCCTGACAGGATCTGTACTCTAATCTCGAGTGGCCCAGACAAATTCACCTCTAATGCTTCCTTTCCTTCTCCTGTCATGCGGCCCATTGATACTCAAGCTCACACGTCGGACTGCAGCCTAGACCTCCGCTCAAACTGTATAGGAATTTAGAATGAATTACCTAATGTGGCAGGCTGCTCATACAGTGAATAAAAAAGATGTTCAAAATtgatgccaggtttttgtgatatacaaaaataaataaatcattatttctTCCACCTCGTCTCAGGCCCCAGATCCAGCATCATGCTTTtaggttgtttttcttcagtggGACCTGGGGCctggtggaaggaattatgaaaaGTTACAAATAACAGTTAGTGTTAGAACAAAACCTTTGGGCCtatgctagaaagcaaaaacacaGACGGCCGAATGCCgaatatttaattacagtatgttagcaccctttctgtcatgttgtaatgttgggttgactgattagaatacatgacttcactagagaatatttttgaagatactcaatatacagtacacaagtatataaagcaaatgaacaagtcatttaaagagacacattgctccatcttgtgatcgggtatcttttttttttttttttttttttttaaactcgctgatcggccccaaaaatcctgatcatgtaaagcctactttttacaataacttgaacaatagttgagcAAACTATTATCATTGActtgtacaccctgaactggttgccagccaatcgcaggacacatacaaacaaacaaccatttgcactcacattcacacctacgggcaatctagagttgtcaatcaacctaccatgcatgtttttgggatgtgggaggaaaccgtagtacccggagaaaacccacgcaggcacggggaggacatgcaaactccacacaggcggggccggggattgaacccgctcctcagaactgtgaggcagacgctctaacgagtcgtccaccgtgccgcctcatagATGacgtaaaaacatttatttttaagttaaaacatgcaggtaataaaatgtttttaaatgtatttgtaaaattgttGATATAACAAtcttgtatttcattatttgcaATAATTGAATATACAAATTTTTTGATTAGAGaaattgtaacaaaaataaatacataaatgaataaatacatttatttaaccaATTTGTGGAAAAAGTGGCAAAATTTATGCGACTCTAATTTTTCGGTGGATCAGATTAAAGAACAGAGCGTCCTACCACTCTAAGCAACACAATGACAAACATGTTCTTCTACTAATAGCGGTCTACAaataaaagtgagcattattatcttgatACAGCCTTGCAGatatacctaatgttgtgggcCATGAGTAATCATATAGAATTAAAGAAGAAAGTCATTGTCTTCAGTGAATTGtgctgtttttcaaatgtactgtaatgttACTGGAGTCCAGTAGAACGAGCAGGATGGTGAAAGACAAGGAATTGCAGCACCTCCAAGGGGCCAAGACTGAACTATCAAGTAGAGGCATGGCTGGCTCTCTATTCATTTCATGTCTTGTAATTTTATGATCCGATCAATATAACGTAGAAAGATATATTACTGAATCAACCGTACATATGTATTGTAccagaattatatatatatatatatatataataacagCACCACTTTAatgatttagttatttatttgagATGCCCTCAATTATAACTAAGAGCTTGTAAAGTTGTAAAGATTCATAatccaagtatttatttaattttagagGCTAAAACGAGACAGGCTTGTTATTACAATAAGTGTACATAGATATATTAAAGAGACATGATGGGTTTAAAATAGTTTTGACTAGTGAagcaccgaaatgaaaattctacacCAAAATTGGAACTTGGGAGCCCAAGGCCAAAAACCGAAAGCCGAAGCACCGAAAGAACTAATCAAACCGAATTTGTAAGAAAGTGACATGTTAATTCATATCTGGTTGCCGATCCCTTTGTTTATCTAGTTGGCTAGCGTTTTCATATATGTCATTATTTTCTTCTCTAGACAGGTACTAATTTtcctgctattttgctctttaaagttggctaatctccgctataacgcggttccagccagacctatgtgactgGTGTACTGTGTACTGGACCGCCCAatcacttatttatttttattttttttaattttgagaaCCAGTATGTAACCTACGCTGgacttatttttgtatgtaataTTATTTATGTTCGTAACCAACACAAGGCAAAGTcaacccccaaaatgttttaaaattagtttttttccattgcatAAAAAGACATTAAGAACCACATACAACAATTGCACTACTACAGTTTAAACAATTACAGTGaatattttatggacaaaaccaaaataatcctgtgtgtattttattgtgCATCATGTAGACCCTCAACAGGATAATTGATCAAGAAAATAGATGAAGTGAATCTAAGCTTGATTGGTtggttatttttcttgttttgcttttgcttttgcttttacTTCTGCTTTTGTTTATTGGAAACTTCCTGTTCAAAAAGTAGTCAAAATTGGAGATCTATGCTGATCACCATAGTGACCATGCTGCATTTGTTATGTTCGGGATCCTCTATGAACTCTGTCTGCCCTAAGATGATCTCCCGTCATTTGGCGTGTGTAAATGTCTGAGACTCCACTTGTTTCAATGATTTCCTTGTTATATAGATGTAGCACAAGGCAGGTCTTTTGCTGGTGTGCAGAGAACTTTCACTCTCTGCAgggataaaagaaaacaatattatcTGTACTAATTGGCTCAAATACTCGCCGTAGATATAAtgcttatatacagtatgcaagaCACCACACATGACAGGGAAAAATGTCAGCAGATGTTCTTACTGTTCttacaccgtttttttttttgtgtttgtttttcagcaattggctgtttgtttgttttttacagtatacatcagtactttttattttgtttctgtttcgTCAGCAACATGAAAAacctaagaaaaaaaacaattacaaaaatgtaactcTGTGTAACCTGAATCTTAATGCCGGACCAACCCACAAAAGGTTGTTTTAAATCACCCAATatgacacatactgtaaaacACTCCGGTCCATATTAGGCTTAACAACACTCAAAATGGGCTAAAATGATGTGACTTATACATGTGACAAGGGTGACCTGCAAATCgttctttttaattcttttcCCAGCATATTGCCCctatttttctgcattttttttccccccaagcaCGCATTGACAGTGTTGAGCTGTTCCACCACAAATGCCCTTAGATTGTTCTTACCTGTCTTTAGAGTCCCAGGAGCGACACTGAAATCATAGAGCATCTTCAACAGCAGTCGAGCGGTGACGACAGAGCGAGCACTCCTCCAATTGTGTAGCCCCACCACGGGTATTCGTAAGTGTTGTTGAGTTGGAGTGGTGTGGATTTGACAAAAGTAAATATCAAAATGCACTAAAAGAAACCAGAAGATGAGAGAGATGAGGCCAAGTAAGAATAGGAAGATTTTTGGATTCAGGGTATTTTGAGGATTGCATTAtttataggctttacacgatcaggatttttggggccgatcaccgatcgcCAATctccgatcagcaagtttaaaaaaacgataatcaatcaccgatccgatcgcaagatggagcaatgtgtctatttaaatgacttgttcattaactgtatatacttgtgtacttaattgctcaaaatattatattcacaataaatcatgtatctttgttcatctatttatgccagtgatgcagagtgacagacagaacaaatgaatggtattctattagatggcaggaagtacatacagtaattaatgtatccactttttgtgagattttgtttgttggtgttccgtgagatttttcaattgtaaaatatgttccttggctccataaaggttggaaatcactgctctcgtcagatcgtgtattctaatcagtaaggtcaaaccattttcttttctttattgtaattaaattactttacccaCACCGaagattcgacagaacggcagcatgtttacgtacaaccgttagtgctagcactagcttgctaggctacataacgtttttgttgcctgcttgcgagccgtattgtattaaaagtacaactccaataccaatgaagttggtacgttgcgttaaacataaataaaaacagaatacaatgatttgcaaatcatgttcaacccatattaaatataatacactacaaagacaagatatttaatgttcaaattgataaactttattgtttttagcaaataatcattaacttagaattttatggctgcaacacgttcaaaaaaagctgggacaggtggaaaaaaagactgagaaagttgaggaaacacctgtttggaacatcccacaggtgaacaggctaattgggaacaggtgggtgccatgattgggtataaaaggagcttccctgaattgctcagtcattcacaagcaaagatgggcgaggttcacctctttgtgaacaagtgtgtgagaaaatagtggaacagtttaaggacaatgttcctcaacatacaatcactacatgtaagcggcaaggccgaaaaccaacattgaatgcccgtgaccctcgatccctcaggcggcactccatcaaaaaccgacatcaatgtgtaaaggatataaccacatgggctcaggaacacttcagaaaaccaatgtcagtaaatacagttcggcgctacatctgtaagtgcaatttgaaactctactatgcaaagcaaaagccattgatcaacaacacccagaaacgccgccggcttctctgggcctgagttcctctaagatggactgatgcaaaatggaaaagtgttctgtggtccgacgagtccacatttcaaattgtttttttaaattgtggacgtcgtgttctccgggccaaagaggaaaagaaccatccggactgttatggacgcaaagttcaaaagctagcatctgtgatggtatggagctgtgttagtgctattggcatgggtaacttacacatctgtgaaggcaacattaatggtgaaaggtacatacaggttttggggaaacatatgctgccatccaagcaacagctTTTTCATGGGCGGCCCTgcctatttcagcaagacaatgccaaaccacaacagcgtggcttcgtactaaaagagtgtgggtactagactggcctgcctgcagtcccgacctgtctcccattgaaaatgtgtggcgcattatgaaacgtataatacgacaacggagactgctgaacagctgaagccgtacatcaagcaagaatgggaaagaattccacctacaaagcttcaacaattagtgtcctcagttcccaaacgtttattgaatgttgttaaaagaaaaggtgatgtaacacagtggtaaacatgaccctgtcccatctttctGGAAtgtgttgaagccataaaattctaaattaaggattatttgctaaaaacaataaagtttatcagtttcaatattaaatatcttgtctttgtagtgtattcaattaaatataggtcgaacatgatttgcaaatcattgtattctgtttttatttatttttaacacaacgtcccaacttcattggaattggggttgtatgtgaaCATAcgtcaagcaagccttaaacaaggacgtttgtttaaggcttgcccCCTGTTCTGCGCACCGGTgaccattttgtccttataatacagtcggcgcgatccactcttgttgtcgtcgccacggtaacgagtgtatccggtcacatttgagttgacaagataaagcccaatgattgtaaaaaacgggatgcggtggtatcggaatacaagattttctttcagtagtctgacagtgcaatcgtgacagagcaaatttgtcttgtagtctgatccgggcattacgtgttgtctgtctcagtaacaccgccgacatgttttttttaatgactttattggtcgtcagatatttacagtactgcgtcaaaagacacgcgacaaggctaaaaataaactagcttttggattaacatatactgtgcacgatggcgacgcggagtcaatgtcttttgcgcaACCGATCtaggacgtcattgatcagatcggcgaattatgacattaaagctgatcagccgatcagcataaaatactaattatcggccgataccgatcaggccgataaaatcggtgtaaagtttaATTATTTACTATAAATTCTGATagttgttcaatagaattgtattaatttaatcCTAATAATATATCCTCgtcattttattgtgtttccCTTGGCTGCACTTCTTCCAGTCCATGAATGTGgatgatagatttttttttttttactatatccCATCTAATTTGACCTCAGTCAATTTCTCAAAAAAATTTCATTCACCATTCAAaccataaaaataaactacataCAGTAGACAGTATAAAACAATCCTGAGTTCAATTTGGATAAGTACCAAATTGTACACCTTCAGGGATACCCACCTCCTTTCCACTCAGATAAATGACACATTCGTTGAGAAATAACAATGAGTAAAAATGCCCAGTATTGTAATgttatccaaaaaaaaaaaaaaaaaaaactaagtggATGGTTGAATTTTCAGTCTTCCATTTGCCACAAAATGGGATCAAAATCAGTTTGCTAGGTTTCAACCAACTTGTTTTGTCATGACTTAAAGTAAACTACAATTCACACCAGTCGGATAAGCCTTGGAGCAAACGATCCTGCTTTGTCACTAGTTAGTAGAACATATGTTAATAGAGGCTTAACTTCTTTTCTAATACTTACAATGCAGATAGCTGGTGTCAGGTACTTCCAGCAGTATTTCATAAAAGGCCACGGCTGATAGCCAATCATGTCCTTTATGTTATCATACAGACGATCTGGCCCTTCagaaaatatcagaatcagaataagaatcatctttatttgccaagtatgtccaaaaaaacacacacacaaggaatgtcaTTCAATAGCATTGTATGCTCAGAAATTCACAGGAGAATCCTGTGTGAATTCAGCCATAGCTGAATTTGGTCCATGGAACCAAATGAAGAGTGCTTACCATAAACCCATCCGATGCAGCCAGACTCAAGAATGGCAAAAACAAGAATAGTCATTCCACTGCAGGAGTAATGGTCAAACAGCTGGAAAAGatagaggcctccctgaaaatTAAAGAGCACAACAATGTTGCCATCGCGTAATTCTCGTCTCTTTGCCCCCAATATACAACATGAAGATTGATTACTCACCTCTGTAGCAATTATAAGGCCTGCACAGAAGCTTGCAACACTAATTGCAAGAACAAGGAGCTTGCGTCGACATTTATTTCCAAGGATGGAAGGGAACGCATCAACAATGTTAATGACCAGCGCCTCTAGATAAACAAACTATGGTGACAACAcagattgttttttgttattgcaATGTATTTACTTTCAACTGAACAGAATGTTTCGAATCCAAGCTGATTTTACCTGGCTATCTAATCCTAAAAAGACGATCATGGCAAAGAAGCAAATGGCCCAAAGTTGTGGCAAGGGCATCAGAGCCACAGCACGAGGGTAAGTGATGAATACCAGACTCGGACCTGACAAGACCACGACCACAAATAAGTCATTGTCACTTGACAGCTATTAAGCTTTGACTCTAAATGCATTGTCAAGCATCCTTACCTGATTTAGCCACCACGGATATGTCCACACTTTGCTCCTTGGCCATAAACCCAAGCACAGAAAAGATAGCAAAGCCGGCCACAAAGATGGTCAAGGCATTCAGCAGACATAGAGAAATACTATCCCTTTTGGGCAAATAGAACAAAATTAGTCAACTGCTCTTACAAAAGTGCCTACATTTTCAAAGTAGAAAACTTAGTTGCAGGTGCATCAAGGCCGTTatttgtatatcatttatttaatgatattatattaaacaggcggcacggtggtcgactggttagagtgtctgcctcacagttctgagggcccgggttcaatccccggccccacctgtgtggagtttgcatgcctgcgtgggttttctctgggcaatccggtttcctcccacatcccaaaaacatgcatggtaggttaattgaagactctaaattgccagtaggtgtgacaggttgtttgtttatatgtgccctgcgattggctggcaaccagttcagggtgtaccccgcttcctgcctgatgatagctgggataggctccaccactcccgtgacccttgtgaggataagcggctcagaaaatggatggatgcagtatATTAAACAGTGACAGTTAATCCTagtattgaaaacaaattatgtaataactatccatccatccatccattttctgagccgcttctcctcactagggtcgcgggagtgctggagcct
Encoded here:
- the LOC133483209 gene encoding sodium- and chloride-dependent GABA transporter 2-like isoform X3, whose protein sequence is MRSSLIQEGVRVDLLFLHIKGSQMSWLGHLVRMPPGHLPGKLFQSPGKSWTKWLGRGKYIMDSISLCLLNALTIFVAGFAIFSVLGFMAKEQSVDISVVAKSGPSLVFITYPRAVALMPLPQLWAICFFAMIVFLGLDSQFVYLEALVINIVDAFPSILGNKCRRKLLVLAISVASFCAGLIIATEGGLYLFQLFDHYSCSGMTILVFAILESGCIGWVYGPDRLYDNIKDMIGYQPWPFMKYCWKYLTPAICICILIFTFVKYPWWGYTIGGVLALSSPLDCC
- the LOC133483209 gene encoding sodium- and chloride-dependent GABA transporter 2-like isoform X1, whose product is MRSSLIQEGVRVDLLFLHIKGSQMSWLGHLVRMPPGHLPGKLFQSPGKSWTKWLGRGKYIMDSISLCLLNALTIFVAGFAIFSVLGFMAKEQSVDISVVAKSGPSLVFITYPRAVALMPLPQLWAICFFAMIVFLGLDSQFVYLEALVINIVDAFPSILGNKCRRKLLVLAISVASFCAGLIIATEGGLYLFQLFDHYSCSGMTILVFAILESGCIGWVYGPDRLYDNIKDMIGYQPWPFMKYCWKYLTPAICICILIFTFVKSTPLQLNNTYEYPWWGYTIGGVLALSSPLDCC
- the LOC133483209 gene encoding sodium- and chloride-dependent GABA transporter 2-like isoform X2, with the protein product MLPVGSSRANRSQGSQMSWLGHLVRMPPGHLPGKLFQSPGKSWTKWLGRGKYIMDSISLCLLNALTIFVAGFAIFSVLGFMAKEQSVDISVVAKSGPSLVFITYPRAVALMPLPQLWAICFFAMIVFLGLDSQFVYLEALVINIVDAFPSILGNKCRRKLLVLAISVASFCAGLIIATEGGLYLFQLFDHYSCSGMTILVFAILESGCIGWVYGPDRLYDNIKDMIGYQPWPFMKYCWKYLTPAICICILIFTFVKSTPLQLNNTYEYPWWGYTIGGVLALSSPLDCC